The following are encoded in a window of Wolbachia endosymbiont (group B) of Hofmannophila pseudospretella genomic DNA:
- a CDS encoding P44/Msp2 family outer membrane protein, which translates to MMSKKTLAVTALALLLSQQSFASETEGFYFGGGYYGQYLNLGKLKAKIGGKDATDDHRVSINDIDAQRTEGQLISKYKGDYNPPFAANVTFGYTGELGNNSYRAELEGMYSSVKVDNVGLSSNQVTVSYLKEDANKKTYMYKAVINHDQVENASVMANVYHYWKSDSFSFSPYVGIGVGGTRMTMFEKSSIRPAGQLKAGFDYRINEDINMHVGYRGFGVLGSNVDFEAEVLGEMKEKQPANPDGKKILELKKDQKPSEQNLHKESISIGNQVFHTHGIEAGLTFHFASKA; encoded by the coding sequence ATGATGAGTAAAAAAACATTAGCAGTTACAGCACTTGCTTTATTGTTGTCACAACAATCTTTTGCAAGTGAAACAGAAGGATTTTACTTTGGTGGTGGATATTATGGTCAATATTTGAACTTGGGTAAGTTGAAAGCAAAAATTGGAGGCAAAGATGCTACAGATGATCACCGTGTATCTATAAATGACATAGACGCTCAGAGAACAGAAGGTCAGTTAATAAGTAAGTATAAAGGAGATTATAACCCACCTTTTGCTGCAAATGTAACGTTTGGGTACACAGGAGAACTAGGCAATAATAGCTATAGAGCTGAATTGGAAGGGATGTACTCTTCTGTAAAAGTAGATAATGTTGGTTTATCAAGCAATCAAGTAACTGTTTCGTATCTAAAAGAGGATGCTAATAAAAAAACTTATATGTATAAAGCTGTAATTAATCATGACCAAGTAGAAAACGCATCTGTAATGGCAAATGTTTATCATTATTGGAAAAGTGATAGTTTCTCTTTTTCTCCTTACGTTGGTATTGGAGTTGGTGGAACAAGAATGACAATGTTTGAAAAATCGTCAATAAGACCTGCAGGTCAATTGAAAGCTGGCTTTGATTATCGTATAAACGAAGATATAAATATGCACGTCGGATATAGAGGTTTTGGTGTTCTTGGTAGTAATGTTGATTTTGAAGCAGAGGTGTTAGGAGAAATGAAAGAAAAGCAACCGGCAAACCCAGATGGAAAAAAGATATTAGAATTGAAGAAAGATCAAAAACCATCGGAGCAGAATTTACACAAAGAAAGTATCAGTATAGGCAATCAAGTGTTTCACACACACGGTATAGAAGCTGGTCTTACTTTTCATTTTGCCAGCAAAGCTTAA
- the radA gene encoding DNA repair protein RadA, which produces MKTAYVCQFCGHSTGRWVGRCIACDSWDTVVEEIVLKTETRSTSAPISIKALSDSEIITPDRFLTGIEELDRVFGGGIVQGASILIGGEPGIGKSTLLLRIAANVVQLSSFECLYVSGEESLEQVSLRAKRLKINEPKIKLLSTVSLTDVVATIRKNKSIKFLIIDSIQTMYDSKVTSAPGTVTQVRTCAHELTVLAKQYGVSLLIVGHITKDGQIAGPKTLEHMVDTVLYFEGENSNQYRILRTIKNRFGPANEIGVFEMSKAGLMPVDNPSSLFLTVHDREVVGSAVFAGVEGSRPILMEVQALIARTNMATPRRAVVGWDINRLAMIIAVLSARCKMFLHDKEVYLNIAGGLKIQEPSADLAVAASLISSLVNLPLPTSSIICGEVALSGEIRNVSHADLRLREAQKLGFKKAIMPKNGNYSSHDIEIIKLGHIKELKEVFNHS; this is translated from the coding sequence ATGAAAACTGCATACGTATGTCAATTCTGCGGTCATAGCACTGGAAGGTGGGTAGGAAGGTGTATTGCATGTGACAGTTGGGATACGGTTGTCGAAGAAATAGTACTAAAAACAGAAACGAGAAGTACATCTGCACCAATTTCAATAAAAGCGTTATCAGATAGTGAAATTATTACCCCCGATCGTTTTTTAACAGGAATAGAAGAGTTAGATAGAGTTTTTGGTGGAGGTATCGTTCAAGGTGCTAGCATTTTAATTGGTGGTGAACCTGGAATTGGAAAATCTACTCTTTTGCTTAGGATTGCAGCTAATGTTGTACAACTTTCCTCTTTTGAATGTCTTTATGTATCTGGCGAGGAATCTTTAGAGCAAGTGAGCCTCAGAGCAAAGCGTCTTAAGATAAATGAACCTAAAATTAAGCTTTTATCTACAGTATCTTTAACTGATGTAGTAGCAACAATAAGGAAAAATAAAAGTATTAAGTTCTTGATAATTGATTCTATACAAACTATGTATGATAGCAAAGTCACATCAGCACCAGGAACTGTAACTCAAGTCCGCACCTGCGCTCATGAATTGACTGTTCTTGCAAAGCAATATGGTGTTTCTCTCTTAATAGTTGGCCATATAACGAAAGATGGACAAATAGCGGGACCTAAAACCCTGGAGCATATGGTAGATACAGTACTATATTTTGAGGGTGAAAATAGTAATCAATATCGCATTTTACGTACTATTAAAAATAGATTTGGCCCTGCAAATGAAATTGGTGTTTTTGAGATGTCTAAAGCAGGACTCATGCCTGTTGATAATCCATCATCATTATTCTTGACCGTACATGATAGAGAAGTAGTTGGCAGCGCCGTATTTGCAGGAGTTGAAGGCTCAAGACCAATCTTAATGGAAGTGCAAGCATTAATAGCAAGGACTAATATGGCAACTCCAAGAAGAGCAGTAGTTGGTTGGGATATTAATAGATTAGCTATGATCATCGCGGTTCTAAGTGCTCGTTGTAAAATGTTTTTGCATGATAAAGAAGTATACCTAAACATTGCGGGAGGACTCAAAATACAGGAACCATCAGCTGACCTTGCTGTTGCTGCTTCCCTTATTTCAAGTTTAGTAAATTTACCGCTACCAACTTCTTCAATAATCTGCGGTGAAGTTGCACTTTCAGGAGAAATTAGGAATGTTTCGCATGCTGATCTCAGGCTAAGGGAAGCACAAAAATTAGGATTCAAAAAAGCAATTATGCCTAAAAATGGCAATTATTCTTCTCATGATATTGAAATAATTAAGCTTGGTCATATAAAAGAGTTAAAAGAGGTCTTCAATCATAGTTAA
- a CDS encoding iron-sulfur cluster co-chaperone HscB C-terminal domain-containing protein: protein MSSNHFTLFGIEPAFNISFDELEKKYIELSKTDINERESKNMENINKAYQVLNSPLKRAEHLLDLFDVQSKKEHLDPEILNESMEIREYFLDCDDLQFASRMIDEKVKDCTKNLINAFATKNFDEAATQVFRLRYLYKSFEEMKENAASSNF, encoded by the coding sequence ATGTCTAGCAACCATTTCACATTATTTGGAATTGAACCGGCTTTTAACATCAGCTTTGATGAGCTGGAGAAAAAATATATTGAGCTAAGCAAAACTGATATAAATGAAAGAGAGTCCAAAAATATGGAAAATATCAACAAAGCTTATCAGGTACTGAATTCACCGCTGAAGCGTGCCGAACATTTGTTGGATCTTTTTGACGTACAAAGCAAAAAAGAGCATCTTGATCCTGAAATATTAAATGAATCAATGGAAATAAGAGAATACTTTCTAGACTGCGATGATTTACAATTTGCAAGTAGGATGATTGATGAAAAGGTAAAAGATTGTACTAAAAACCTAATTAATGCTTTTGCTACAAAAAATTTTGATGAAGCTGCTACGCAAGTTTTTAGATTGAGATATTTATATAAGTCATTTGAGGAGATGAAGGAAAATGCAGCCAGTTCAAATTTCTGA
- the topA gene encoding type I DNA topoisomerase translates to MALLIVESPAKAKTIGKYLSKEFKVAASFGHVRDLPAKNGSVDPDNDFAMKYEIIEKAEKYVKELVKEASKTSDIYLATDPDREGEAIAWNVIEALKERKAINDESNIHRVVFNEITKRAVQEAIKNPREINMDLVRAQQARRALDYLVGFSLSPLLWTKLSGSKSAGRVQSVALKLICERENEISKFITQEYWNIKAEMQNSKDEAFFAMLSHYDNKKLEKFDIKNEEEAKNLVREIESRQYAVSTVERKQVKRNPLPPFITSSLQQDAVNKLYFNVKNVMRVAQNLYEGINIGGETVGLITYMRTDGFHIADEAINSIRGSIKSLYGDKYLPQSPRKYVKKVKNAQEAHEAIRPTDINRTPGSIKDYLTPEQFKLYDLIWKRTIASQMESAILDQVVVGISSIDQKVILRASGSSIFFDGFYKVYQDNIEAENEGLLPAMKEEEACKLISVDPKQHFTQPPPRYSEASIVKKMEEVGIGRPSTYATIISVLQDREYVSLDNKRFIPSSRGKIVTIFLETFFQRCVEYDFTAQMEERLDSISNGRADWKKELGYFWVPFFNHVNSVKQMTHDEIFSGIHDLVVNWFCSEEGKEEIGKKCPNCSGGILKLNFGKAGVFLGCSNYPACNHTKEITGSNDNSEYPKSLGIDDVTGQEVMIKKGPFGLYLEFNSESEKKKKISVPKDINVNDIDLNTATRLLSLPKIIGEHPETGKEVKIGLGRFGYYILYDDRYFSLKKSSKEVLDTQLNEAIQIIESSPRKELKSLGFNEKGKEVFICNGRYGFYIKCGKTNVALGKNADIESIDLKKALELIKNKK, encoded by the coding sequence ATGGCATTATTGATAGTTGAGTCACCAGCAAAGGCAAAGACGATAGGTAAATATTTGAGTAAAGAATTCAAAGTGGCTGCATCCTTTGGCCACGTCAGAGATCTACCAGCGAAGAATGGTTCTGTTGATCCTGATAATGACTTTGCCATGAAGTATGAGATTATTGAAAAAGCAGAAAAGTATGTAAAAGAGTTAGTCAAGGAAGCTAGTAAAACATCAGATATATACCTTGCAACAGATCCAGACAGAGAAGGAGAAGCAATAGCTTGGAATGTGATAGAGGCACTAAAGGAAAGAAAAGCAATCAATGATGAAAGCAACATTCATAGAGTAGTCTTTAACGAAATAACAAAAAGAGCAGTGCAAGAAGCTATAAAAAATCCACGTGAAATTAATATGGACTTAGTGCGTGCACAGCAAGCACGCAGAGCTTTGGATTATCTAGTTGGATTTAGCTTATCACCGCTGCTGTGGACAAAATTGTCGGGAAGCAAATCTGCAGGGCGAGTGCAGTCTGTTGCATTAAAGCTTATATGCGAACGAGAAAATGAAATCAGTAAGTTTATAACACAGGAGTATTGGAACATAAAGGCAGAAATGCAAAATAGCAAAGATGAGGCTTTTTTTGCTATGCTAAGCCACTATGACAATAAAAAGCTAGAAAAATTTGATATTAAGAATGAAGAAGAGGCAAAGAACTTAGTCAGGGAGATCGAGTCAAGGCAGTATGCTGTAAGCACAGTAGAACGCAAGCAAGTTAAGAGAAACCCGCTTCCTCCATTTATCACCTCAAGTCTTCAGCAAGATGCAGTGAATAAACTGTATTTTAATGTGAAAAATGTTATGCGAGTAGCGCAAAATTTATATGAAGGTATCAATATTGGTGGTGAAACCGTAGGGTTGATAACTTACATGCGTACAGATGGGTTTCATATTGCAGATGAGGCTATAAACTCAATCAGGGGATCAATTAAGTCATTATATGGTGATAAATATTTACCGCAGTCTCCTCGTAAGTATGTAAAAAAGGTCAAAAATGCCCAGGAAGCACATGAGGCAATTCGTCCAACTGATATTAATAGAACGCCGGGTAGTATTAAGGATTACTTAACGCCAGAGCAATTTAAATTGTACGATTTAATCTGGAAAAGAACCATTGCAAGTCAAATGGAATCGGCGATTCTTGATCAAGTGGTAGTTGGAATTAGTTCTATTGACCAGAAAGTGATTCTGCGAGCAAGTGGATCAAGTATATTCTTTGATGGTTTTTATAAAGTCTATCAAGATAACATAGAAGCCGAAAATGAAGGCCTGCTACCTGCCATGAAGGAAGAGGAAGCGTGCAAGTTGATTTCTGTTGATCCGAAACAGCACTTTACTCAACCGCCACCTCGTTATAGTGAAGCGAGTATAGTAAAAAAAATGGAAGAAGTCGGTATAGGTCGCCCATCAACTTATGCAACAATTATTTCGGTATTACAAGATCGTGAATATGTTTCATTGGATAACAAAAGATTTATTCCAAGCAGCCGCGGTAAGATCGTGACTATATTTTTGGAAACTTTTTTTCAGCGTTGTGTAGAGTATGACTTTACAGCACAAATGGAAGAAAGGCTTGATTCAATCTCAAATGGACGTGCAGATTGGAAAAAAGAACTAGGCTATTTTTGGGTGCCATTTTTTAATCATGTAAATTCTGTTAAGCAAATGACACATGATGAGATTTTTAGTGGTATTCATGATTTGGTAGTCAATTGGTTTTGCTCAGAGGAAGGAAAGGAAGAAATAGGTAAAAAATGTCCTAATTGCTCTGGTGGTATATTGAAATTAAATTTTGGAAAAGCCGGTGTGTTTCTTGGATGTTCTAACTATCCTGCATGCAATCATACAAAAGAAATTACGGGCAGTAATGACAATTCAGAATATCCAAAAAGTTTGGGTATAGATGATGTGACAGGCCAAGAGGTAATGATCAAAAAAGGTCCTTTTGGACTTTATCTGGAGTTTAATAGTGAGTCAGAAAAGAAAAAAAAGATTTCTGTACCAAAAGATATAAATGTTAATGATATTGATCTAAATACCGCCACTCGATTACTTTCCCTGCCGAAAATAATCGGAGAGCACCCTGAAACTGGAAAGGAAGTAAAAATAGGTCTTGGACGATTTGGGTACTATATTCTCTATGATGATCGATACTTTTCTCTTAAAAAAAGCTCTAAGGAGGTATTAGACACACAATTAAACGAAGCTATACAAATTATTGAGAGCAGCCCACGCAAAGAGCTAAAATCTCTTGGTTTTAATGAAAAGGGAAAAGAAGTTTTTATCTGCAACGGTAGGTACGGATTCTATATAAAATGCGGTAAAACAAACGTTGCTTTGGGCAAGAATGCAGATATTGAAAGTATAGATCTGAAGAAGGCTTTAGAGTTAATTAAGAATAAAAAGTAG
- the ftsY gene encoding signal recognition particle-docking protein FtsY yields the protein MSLFSNLYQGLLKTSSRFSDGVKNIFSGKKKLDQSLLDELEELLISMDIGHKTSRLLIDKLASIKFESEVEHNVITQQLMNEIEAILNPVVQPLILNKKPHIIMVCGVNGNGKTTTIGKLAYKYKEMGKSVMLVACDTFRAAASEQLNIWAERSDCSIVTGEHGSDSASVAYRAVNQAIKDSVDVVLIDTAGRLQNNVNLMQELSKIHRTIKKLDDTAPHDVILVLDATTGQNAYSQLEAFSKMVGVTGLIVTKLDGTAKGGVVIGLAEAYKVKLHAIGIGESIEDLREFTGKEFAEALFKCD from the coding sequence TTGAGTTTATTCAGTAATCTTTATCAAGGACTATTAAAAACCTCCTCTCGTTTTAGTGATGGAGTAAAAAATATTTTTTCTGGTAAAAAAAAACTAGATCAGTCGCTTTTAGATGAGCTGGAAGAGCTGCTGATTAGCATGGATATAGGTCATAAAACTTCTAGACTGCTTATTGATAAGCTCGCAAGTATCAAATTTGAATCAGAAGTTGAGCACAACGTTATCACACAGCAGTTAATGAACGAAATAGAAGCGATATTAAACCCTGTTGTGCAGCCGCTCATTTTGAATAAAAAACCACACATAATAATGGTGTGCGGAGTGAATGGTAATGGAAAAACCACAACCATAGGCAAGCTCGCATATAAATATAAGGAGATGGGAAAATCCGTTATGCTTGTTGCATGCGATACATTTAGAGCTGCTGCGAGTGAGCAATTAAATATTTGGGCAGAACGTTCTGATTGCTCTATTGTCACTGGAGAGCACGGTAGCGATTCTGCAAGTGTGGCATATAGAGCTGTAAATCAAGCGATAAAAGATAGCGTTGATGTTGTTTTGATTGATACAGCAGGAAGGCTACAAAACAATGTAAATCTCATGCAAGAGCTGTCAAAAATACATAGAACAATAAAGAAATTGGATGATACTGCTCCTCATGATGTTATTTTAGTTCTTGATGCAACTACCGGTCAAAATGCTTATAGCCAATTAGAGGCCTTTAGTAAAATGGTTGGTGTTACCGGGTTAATTGTAACAAAGCTAGATGGTACTGCAAAAGGTGGAGTAGTGATTGGGCTTGCAGAAGCTTATAAGGTGAAATTACACGCTATAGGAATTGGTGAAAGTATAGAAGACCTGAGGGAATTTACTGGCAAAGAGTTTGCTGAAGCGCTGTTTAAATGTGATTGA
- a CDS encoding Hsp70 family protein — protein MQPVQISEPSSNEVVFGIDLGTTNSLIAMVNKAGNVEIFKDEQGRELLPSVISYEKDVLKVGYDVGENAICSIKRLMGKSVKDLHKEGINCEIDNESEKVIRVKCSEEKYLTPIEISAEILKTLCKRVKKFTGMKVNKAVITVPAYFDDSARNATKYAAKLAGIDVLRLINEPTAAALSYSIEKNNNSGIYAVYDLGGGTFDISILKLHQGVFQVLAVGGDTKLGGDDFDHLLSLIVLDKYRKEVSSAEEMLNTQLHECCTKKDVIPVPRHWDPENLIANEHTLQPRNKSWIPVSSTGMTPSDTTTYKLQHSYTKTGICNIRAIKEYLSEDTSGTFEFNINGELFECKITKEEFEQAISPLVNKTINIVTRTISNIDLKIDDIKGVILVGGTTRVPLVQNSLIKLFGNKVLNDVDPDKAVANGAALQAHYLTSNSKDRNILLDVLPLSLGIETMGGIVEKIIPRNTPLPVSEIKEFTTYANGQTAMKIHVCQGEREMIKDNKSLARFELKDIPQLPAGSAKVEIGFTVSIDGILTVTAREKTTGVEQTVEIKSSSGLSEEDIQDMVNQSVTNFDEDMKARSLAEAKIHVNKLIHLVENVSTEQKLKILLQNAKEALQGNDLDNINNAIAELENSALELCESANR, from the coding sequence ATGCAGCCAGTTCAAATTTCTGAACCAAGTTCAAATGAGGTAGTTTTTGGTATAGATCTTGGAACTACTAACTCTTTAATTGCCATGGTGAATAAAGCTGGCAATGTAGAAATATTTAAAGATGAGCAAGGTCGTGAACTATTACCTTCTGTCATTTCATATGAAAAGGATGTACTAAAAGTAGGCTACGATGTTGGCGAAAACGCTATCTGCTCTATAAAACGCTTAATGGGTAAAAGTGTTAAAGACTTGCATAAAGAAGGTATCAATTGTGAAATAGATAACGAAAGTGAAAAAGTTATTAGGGTAAAATGTTCAGAAGAAAAGTATCTCACTCCTATTGAGATCTCTGCTGAGATACTAAAAACTCTATGCAAGAGGGTAAAAAAATTCACAGGGATGAAAGTTAACAAAGCAGTGATTACTGTACCAGCTTATTTTGATGATTCAGCACGTAACGCAACCAAATATGCAGCAAAATTAGCTGGCATAGATGTTCTTCGCCTCATTAATGAACCAACCGCTGCAGCACTTTCTTACTCCATTGAAAAGAACAATAACAGTGGCATATATGCAGTTTATGACCTCGGTGGTGGAACATTTGACATTTCAATATTAAAATTACATCAAGGAGTGTTTCAAGTTCTTGCAGTTGGTGGTGATACTAAACTTGGTGGTGATGATTTTGATCATCTACTTAGTTTAATCGTGCTTGATAAGTATAGAAAAGAGGTATCAAGTGCAGAAGAGATGCTTAACACCCAGCTGCACGAATGTTGTACCAAGAAAGATGTCATCCCAGTGCCCCGACACTGGGATCCAGAAAATTTAATTGCAAATGAGCACACCTTGCAACCGCGTAATAAGAGCTGGATTCCAGTGTCAAGCACTGGAATGACACCATCTGATACAACTACCTACAAATTACAACATTCATACACTAAAACTGGTATCTGCAATATACGTGCTATAAAAGAGTACCTAAGTGAAGATACCTCTGGCACTTTTGAATTCAATATTAATGGTGAATTATTTGAGTGCAAAATTACCAAAGAAGAATTCGAGCAAGCAATCAGTCCTTTAGTTAATAAGACTATAAATATAGTTACTCGTACTATAAGCAACATAGATCTTAAAATCGATGATATAAAAGGGGTAATTTTAGTTGGTGGCACAACTAGAGTGCCATTAGTGCAAAATTCACTAATCAAACTCTTTGGCAATAAAGTGCTGAATGATGTGGATCCGGACAAAGCAGTTGCCAATGGGGCAGCTTTGCAGGCTCATTATTTAACTTCAAACTCAAAAGATAGGAATATTCTCCTTGATGTGCTGCCTTTATCACTTGGCATAGAAACTATGGGGGGAATAGTTGAAAAAATTATACCAAGAAATACACCACTACCAGTTTCAGAAATAAAAGAGTTTACAACTTACGCTAACGGGCAAACAGCAATGAAAATTCACGTTTGTCAAGGAGAACGTGAAATGATAAAAGATAATAAATCTCTAGCACGATTTGAACTCAAAGATATACCACAATTGCCTGCAGGTTCTGCAAAAGTTGAAATAGGATTTACAGTTAGCATTGATGGAATATTGACTGTCACTGCAAGAGAAAAAACTACTGGAGTCGAACAGACAGTTGAAATAAAGTCAAGCTCTGGCTTAAGTGAAGAAGATATTCAAGATATGGTTAATCAATCAGTAACCAACTTTGACGAAGATATGAAGGCTCGTTCCCTTGCAGAGGCTAAAATTCACGTTAACAAGCTCATACATCTAGTTGAAAATGTTTCCACTGAGCAAAAGTTGAAAATTTTATTACAGAACGCAAAGGAAGCTTTACAGGGAAATGACTTAGATAACATTAATAATGCTATCGCTGAGTTAGAAAATTCTGCTTTAGAATTATGCGAATCAGCAAACAGATAG
- a CDS encoding HesB/IscA family protein, with the protein MSEFQGVNSVKKPITLTANAVERVRFLLDKKKHANLEEAIGIRVLIKQKGCSGLKYDIEYAYDVRPLESVIEESCSDDQKVKVLIDPKSIMFILGSEMDYVEEKFSSGFIFKNPNEKGKCGCGESFHV; encoded by the coding sequence ATGAGTGAATTTCAAGGAGTAAATTCTGTTAAAAAACCTATCACTCTAACTGCAAATGCAGTAGAGAGGGTAAGGTTTTTATTGGACAAAAAGAAGCATGCTAACCTTGAAGAAGCAATAGGAATAAGAGTTCTAATTAAGCAAAAAGGATGCTCTGGTTTAAAATATGATATTGAATATGCATATGATGTTCGTCCTTTGGAGTCGGTAATTGAAGAAAGCTGCAGTGATGATCAAAAAGTCAAGGTGCTGATCGATCCAAAATCTATCATGTTTATCCTTGGCTCTGAAATGGATTATGTAGAGGAAAAATTCTCATCAGGTTTTATTTTCAAAAATCCTAATGAGAAAGGAAAATGTGGTTGTGGAGAGAGTTTTCATGTCTAG
- the iscU gene encoding Fe-S cluster assembly scaffold IscU: MSYNEKILDHYENPRNVGSLDKNDPNVGTGLVGAPSCGDVMKLQIKVNDKGVIEDAKFKTFGCGSAIASSSLLTEMIKGKTIEDVTKIKNTQIVEELSLPPVKIHCSVLAEDAIKAAIHDYQNKQKH; this comes from the coding sequence ATGAGTTATAATGAGAAAATTTTAGATCATTACGAAAATCCAAGGAATGTTGGTTCTCTGGATAAAAATGATCCAAATGTTGGTACTGGTCTAGTTGGTGCACCATCATGCGGAGATGTAATGAAACTGCAAATAAAGGTCAACGATAAAGGTGTTATTGAAGACGCAAAATTTAAAACTTTTGGTTGTGGTTCTGCTATAGCTTCAAGTTCTTTGCTTACAGAAATGATCAAAGGAAAAACTATTGAGGATGTAACAAAGATAAAGAATACTCAAATAGTAGAAGAATTGTCTTTGCCGCCAGTAAAGATACACTGTTCAGTACTTGCTGAGGATGCTATAAAAGCTGCTATTCATGATTATCAAAATAAACAAAAACATTGA
- a CDS encoding MFS transporter translates to MYNQQTRVLIATILCRIAIWYDHMLFIDLVNIISREFCYAKDIYYSILQLFGIAGLGAMVRPLGASVFGHIGDRYGRRMALTIAILLISIPSSLVAFIPSYSKIGITSTMLLLTIHLIQGVALGAEQGGSSVYLIEHLPNKKKLGMFFGIISFGRSIGILLSVVAVIICKKTTDFNAWGWRLPFIFSAILGLISAYSIYTLGETPVYEKNREQRNSPNLPIIELIKRYKRALMLAILISVPVNVAVGFTIFLRTIAKEIVSVETYVTTYVNEVVLIITSILMPISSIVLGILADKTGRERTAILFIVITTVICCPMLSIAYYYKSYLIIMLSVMALSIIERGINPIGIVTAELFPTNVRFSGVSLSRNISFALHGGFTPMICTWFTIMFPKIDFAAGLYVIFCLLVSLVAILQIKPQDKKCDW, encoded by the coding sequence GTGTACAATCAACAAACAAGAGTATTGATTGCAACAATACTCTGTAGAATCGCAATATGGTATGACCATATGCTCTTTATTGATCTGGTTAATATAATTAGTAGAGAATTTTGTTATGCAAAAGATATCTACTACAGCATATTGCAATTGTTTGGAATTGCAGGACTGGGTGCAATGGTAAGACCACTTGGTGCATCTGTATTTGGTCACATTGGTGATAGGTATGGAAGGAGAATGGCGTTAACGATTGCTATCTTGCTAATATCGATTCCTTCTAGTCTCGTTGCGTTTATTCCAAGTTATAGCAAAATAGGGATAACCTCTACTATGTTGCTTCTTACAATCCATCTGATACAAGGGGTTGCACTTGGCGCTGAGCAAGGAGGTAGCTCTGTTTATCTCATAGAGCATTTACCTAATAAGAAAAAACTAGGAATGTTTTTTGGAATAATAAGTTTTGGTCGCTCCATTGGCATATTGCTCTCTGTGGTTGCAGTGATCATTTGTAAAAAAACCACTGATTTTAACGCTTGGGGTTGGAGGCTGCCGTTTATTTTTTCAGCCATTTTAGGATTAATAAGCGCATATAGTATATATACACTAGGAGAAACTCCAGTGTATGAAAAAAATCGAGAACAAAGAAATTCACCTAATTTACCAATAATAGAGCTTATAAAACGCTATAAGAGAGCCCTGATGCTTGCCATTTTAATATCTGTACCTGTTAATGTTGCTGTTGGATTTACCATATTTCTTAGAACAATTGCAAAAGAAATAGTGTCGGTTGAGACTTATGTCACAACGTATGTCAACGAAGTTGTACTCATTATAACCAGTATATTAATGCCGATATCTTCAATAGTGCTTGGAATTTTAGCTGATAAAACAGGAAGAGAACGTACTGCAATCTTATTTATAGTGATCACAACGGTAATATGTTGTCCTATGTTATCTATTGCATATTACTATAAAAGCTACCTCATAATTATGTTGAGTGTGATGGCTCTTTCTATAATCGAGAGGGGTATTAATCCTATAGGGATAGTTACTGCTGAGCTTTTTCCTACTAATGTTAGATTTAGTGGTGTTAGCTTATCACGCAACATCTCTTTTGCCTTGCATGGAGGATTTACTCCTATGATATGCACTTGGTTTACTATAATGTTTCCTAAAATAGACTTTGCTGCTGGGCTTTATGTAATTTTTTGCTTATTAGTCAGCTTAGTAGCAATATTGCAAATAAAACCACAAGATAAAAAGTGTGATTGGTAA